AAATACAACGAGTCCAATCAGTTCCCAAGATGAAATGCGTTGACCCTTGCGGCCTTTCTTGACATTCGGAGCCGGTGCCGCTTCAAAAGAGACTGTTTTCGCTGCATAATCTCCCAAACGCTTTGCATTGGCATCGTCAAGATAGATTACACCATCTTTTTTAGACTTAAAGTGTGGCCGCTCAATCCGCAATCCGTGTTCCAAGCTGACTTTTAAATCATACTTTGCACAAGCCTTTGCCCACAAAGCACTCAATTCCGCTTCAAGTTGTTCAGCTTCTTCTCGTGTAAGATGTGGACGATTCAGATACAAAATATGATGACCGTGCCAATGCCAACCTGTTTTTTGTGTAGATTCAGGATGGTCAAGTGTTGTTTCTGCGGTTCTAATGTAATGTTTAATATCCCACTTTGTTGTCAATGCTTTATATGCTTTCCCTTGTTTCATCTTTCGTGACGATTCTTGAAATTTTTCTACATTTTCAATGAGCTTATCACCGAATTTATGACCAGCCGTAAAAGTCGCAAAAACATATGTGTACCCAAGTTCAAGCATTCTTTTAGTCACAAAAGACACGTCTTTGCGACGTTTTGCTTGAATCTTTGCGCCGCAAACCGGACAAACATGGGGAGACGCACAACGAACAACACCGATCACAGCGTGATACCGAGCCATGGCGTCGTCGTCGCCGTCCATGTCTTCATAGGCATGAATCTGGGCTTGGCCGGGTGCGCCCGTAGGTTTGCCGTGTCTTTCCGCTGGAATTACGCCATGACCACAGCACCACGTGCTTTTACTGGGCATAGCCA
The DNA window shown above is from Solidesulfovibrio carbinolicus and carries:
- a CDS encoding protein rep, whose translation is MPSKSTWCCGHGVIPAERHGKPTGAPGQAQIHAYEDMDGDDDAMARYHAVIGVVRCASPHVCPVCGAKIQAKRRKDVSFVTKRMLELGYTYVFATFTAGHKFGDKLIENVEKFQESSRKMKQGKAYKALTTKWDIKHYIRTAETTLDHPESTQKTGWHWHGHHILYLNRPHLTREEAEQLEAELSALWAKACAKYDLKVSLEHGLRIERPHFKSKKDGVIYLDDANAKRLGDYAAKTVSFEAAPAPNVKKGRKGQRISSWELIGLVVFGKRKDLLGLLSEFLIAMKGRRSMYMSRGLAALTGLDELDDEEVMKGKGNEGIYAFDDESWSKFSRHGKVRSAMHKLDDGMPVREVVKATIDGCISMQQLERIDMQLEEAALEVFDEDTGEVLISREDVQGHFAGDYVPKLEVIDRSPDKKNQAPARPAGCRSAA